Sequence from the Fusarium oxysporum Fo47 chromosome VI, complete sequence genome:
GGCAGAATGGTGCGGTGTAAGTCGACTCACCAAGATGGACATGATGTCGATCCCACTGGGAGCGTAGAGCCCGGGGTAGATGACGGGGTCTTGAACTCGACGCCAAGTACCTGCAGAGTTTACTGTGCCATCAACGTTGAAGGAGCCCTCTTGAGGAAACTCATACTATGAAAGTCAATGGGTGCCACTTTGAAAGAAGATCACATTCAAAACCTACATTGAGAGCATTAATCTCCCAGGGATTCATAGCTGGAGCTGTCTTGGACGCCATGGCTGAGCAGTGAGGAGAGGGCGAGCGTGAGGATGGAAAGCCTAGAGGTAGTGTTGAAGAGATGGCACGCATGGAAGCTGTCATGTCGAGGATAACAGGAGTTATGAGCAAGGTGATATATAGGCCCGGGCCCTGTTTCCTCAGCTGAGGTAGCACCAGAATATACGCTGTCAGGTATGACGGAGTCAGTCAGCAGCGTTGCAAGATGTTGGAGTCGTCAGGTATCAGTCGGCTAGAAAAGCTGGAAGCGCATAGGTTGCAAGTTTGAGGGATGAATGAACTGGCAGGTAAGCGAGGAGGAACTCGTGGAGCGTCCAGGATGCGGCTGGATAGTTATCCCAGATGAGGCCCCAGAAGACAGTCAGACTTGTCAGGGAATAACTGTGCGGGCGGAGCTTTCAAATGTTTCCAAATGCGAATGCAAATCGTGATGGACCCTGAAAGGCGAATTGACAGAGACGGCGGATGCTTTGGGGGTGTGGGTGACGACGATCTGGTGTGGGTATAGTCTTGATATGGTAGTGTTGTGTTGTGTATGGTGTTGAACTGCTGCGGCTGTTATTGGGAGTCAAGTAGAGCGTACGTATTTCACTGAGAATGAGGAGAGCGTTTTCTTGGATGGGTGGTTGTATTTGAGCATGATTTGCACCTTTTCTTGCGTCCTGGGGGCTTGCAATACAGCCTCATATTTGCTTCGACAGACAACCAACAGTCGTTGAACAGCATTGAAGCAGGGGTCTGGATACCATAACAAGGTGTATGCGTAATAGGTACGAGTAGGGGTAAAGAAACCCAATTCGTAGGGTCTCAGTCGATTGGTTGAAAGTGCTCGATTCTCATGGTCCCCGAGCAGTTGAAGAGATCGCCAGCAACAGTCTCCAGACACAAGATCGGTACTCATCGACCAGGGTCTCCACTTAGTCTAGAATCGGCCTGTCAGATTGGTGAAACGTAAAGGTACGTACTGCTGAGATCGCTGAGTACTTTGAACTAGGCCTCTGGATCGGTGCAATGAGTGTATCTTGTTGTCGGCAGTTTTCTTTGTAAATCAAGCCAATACAGTGCCTCACAATATCTTTCGGATCTATTATAGATTGTCAttttttgtttgtttcttcTTGACGTTTCAAATCAATTATCAGATACAAGAGATATTGATCGCTCCCGggttgtttttgttttttgttgttgcttttgtCTGCCCGCCATCACGATGACTTCCTATAACATCGACGAtgcgccaacaacaacatttGTCGGCCTAGACTCGACTGATCTGGACCCTCCTCGCTAATAAACAACACATATGCGTATGTATATGCGTTGTTGACGAGCCTTGGCCCATTGCACGAGCGACCGTCTCTTGCATGATCGATGCTGTAGCCGATGCACGATGCACAGGTCCAAGATGAGAAAGAGTttgtttggtgttgaggcgCGATGGCTTGCTAAGGCTTCGATGCGTGGAACCAAGTCTTGGTTGCCGTGATCAAACACAAGCATATTGGAGGCTTCCGTCTCCCCGCCCGCCCTATTTTCTTTTGTCTCCGATTCAAGACAAACGCCTGAGACAAGGATTTCACTGGTCGGTTTTCGCTAACGACCGCAGGCATCGGAAAGTGCAACgagatgttggagaaggtccatgtccatgtccatgACTATGACACCGTGCCTGACCCTCATAGAGTCTAGACCTTAACCATCGTCACCGGTGACGCTGAGTGGGTAGTGAGCCGAGCcgggctgggctgggctgagctgagctgagctgctGGGATAGCCCGTCCTCTCCTCTGAAGCTGCAGTTGACGTCGATGCATTGCCATGATATTGTCAATtggttgctgttgttgtgatTTCATACTTTTTGACTGCTGTGCGTCTTTTGACGGTTTACTCGCCATAAATGCCCGATAGTTGATTCTCATTATCCTCTTCATTTTGTCAAGGTAATATCGATGACGCTGCAATTTCGGGTTTCAGAGGGAGGGACCCTGATTGACGTCGATTCCAGCCATTCTTCAGATCGACAGGCGCTTGGTTTGAGCCCCTTGCTCTTTTCGGTTCGTTTGCGAAATATGTCATATTTTCGTCTTTGACTTTGTGACACCCAACTCATCGAGATGCTTTTCCAATCCGTGTTAGTGAAGTAGCACCGTTTGGGCGCCTGCCAATGAGAACCACAGGCGTTCAAAACGGATATATCAAAACGGGGCTAAAGCGGAGGTCTAGGGTAGGCGATACACTTTAGACAGGCCCACTCACCTATGTCGCGTCTCTCTTTCAATTAACGCGCTTCACGTCGCTAGCAGAGACTACACTCCACCGACTGCTCAAACATCAATACAATCCCCAATTGACTATACAGCTGCCATATCAAGATCTCGACATGTCTCGGAGAGGTATCAACCGCACTGGTAATTCATATACAGAGTTACCTGAATATGAACCACCAGCATGCCCACTCACCGACGCTGTTCGCCGCAAGCTGCAGGACTTGTCAAACACACGCTCAACGGCCGCATATCAACAGCAAATCAACGAATCTGTCCGATTACTTGGCTTTAGCGTCAGTGATATACACGAGCGATTGCGCGTGCAGCGTGAAGAGCTGGCCCGTCTGAAAGCCCGAAGAGAGGAGAAGGGGACAGAGAAATCTGAGGACGAGCAACGCCTTGAGGCTCATCTCCCTGAATTGGAGGAGCGCATTAAGACACTGACAGCGGCATCAGAACAGGCTATTCGTGATATGGTCGATCGCAGAGCCGAATTGGAAGACGAAGTTGTCATATTCAGCGAGTTGTATGACACGGCCAGTACAGAAGCCGTTCAGCAAAGACAAGTGGAGGCCCAACGAAGCGAACAGGACGACGAGCAGGAGCCGCTGGCTGCAACAAGCCTACTCGAAGTCTACAAAGAACTGCGCCAGAAGAAAGGCACTGAATATACTAAAATGTCCGTCCACCAGCGTTATGCTCTTAATAACGACTACGCTGGCTTCAAAAAGCTGTGGCACGATGCTATGGCTGGCGATGAGGGGCCTCCACTGCCGGATGCCTCACGCTGGTTTACTCCCGATGGCGAGCCTATAATGACCGGTGACGTCTCAGGAGCGGGTGCCGGGGGCggagacgacgatgatgagattgcCGTTGAGCGCGAGGTCAAGAGCATTAACTGCCCTTTGACATTACAACCCATGAAGGATCCTTACACCAACCGAAACTGCAAACATACATTCGAGAAGGCCGCTCTGCTCGAGTATCTACCCATGCGAGGAGAGTCTCAATGTCCACAAGCAGGATGCTCACAGGTCCGCTCACTCTCCATCATCCAAGTACTATTGACTAACGTGGTGCACAGAAATTCACGCGTACGCGATTTGACCACGAGTTCTTCCAGGACCAAGCCATGGCGCGCCGTATCAAGCGTGTTCGTCTggcacagcagcagcaggaaatgatggatgaagatgatgacggcGACGGCGATGACGAACTTCGAGTTAGAGGCTCACAGGCCGTCCCCGGAAGACCGCTcaagagggagaagagaggagaaTGACTGCGGTTTTAGGTCAAACGTGCGAGTTTGTTCACTACGAAGAGACGATAAAATGATACCCCACCAGTGTTAGGCCCGATAGAAACCAATCTAGCAATTGATAACAGTCTTCAGGATGCTGCACATAAGTATATAAGTGAATAAAAATTGAAGAACAGAATGGCCCGAGAGAATCACAGGACTTGAATATGAATCAAAAGGGCGTTCCGGAATATGCTATATTTTCCTCTATGAATATTTACGGCAACGTGGGGTATCTTAACTGGTTCATTACCCCCTGCGCTATTTGGCTCAACAAGCCCCATCCGAATCAGAAATATACAATGCGATGCTTTTCCAACCGGTGCCAATTACCATTACCCATAAACCTTGGGGGATAACGCCATGATCTGTCTACAACAATGTTCTCTGCTCGTGCTGCGCAAGTACAGCAAACAATACAGTGTTCCCTCAGACTTGGGGAGCTCATGCAACAACCTGCAAAACCAATATGCCAGCAATGGCAACCACTAGCCCTGAATTGGGTGGGTTCCATGCTGCAGCATCAGGTGTTTCAGTTGCTGTATATACCCCGGTCATATCCGACGTTGAGCTGGGATctgaagttgatgttgttggcgTCTCCGTCGTCTCTGCTTGCAACGGCCAATCTTCCTTCGAAGTATACAGTATGCCATTGACTACAATCCCCTTGTCATCTTTGACTAGTTCCTCGGCGCCCGAATCGCAACTACCTTGGAAGTTCCGAACGTAGCACGTAGGATTCAATTGTTTGGGAAGATCTTCAGTATGCGTCGCATTGGCATCACCTGTGGTATTATACGTGGAGGCATCAATGTCCATGCCAGTAGAAATCGAAGTACCCAGGATGATACGAGCAAAAACCTGGAAGGCAGTCTCAGGCTGATAAGCAGGCACGGCGTGGCCTGCTTGGTAAACACGACTAAAGGAGAGGTTGCCAAACTGACGAACAACACCACCAATGTACGAAtcattgacgatgatgggTGCGTATCCAGCGTCAGGAAAGCGAATGCTGTATTCACCGCCTGCTTCGCTGGCCAGGCTTTGCGAAACAGCTTCTCCACCAAGCCAATTGCATATATAGTCACGATCTCCGTATATCAGGGCAATCCGTACTCCTGAATTGAGGAGAGAAGCTAGACGGGCGATATTGCCGCCACGCGCCTGATCACCCGTGGATTGGAACTCGAGATTGACATTTCTATTGGTCATTGTAAAGTTGATAGGAGAACCGATAGCTTGTTGCACACTGTCTTGGTTGAGGTATTCCAAGAATGTCATGGGTGGAAAAGGGTCGGCTAGGGGGGCAGCAAGATCGTAGTAGCCACGACCCGAACTAGAGTAGGCGTTTTGAATGACATTGCAGCTACTTTCAGCCTCGAAGCAGATCTCATT
This genomic interval carries:
- a CDS encoding zinc-finger of the MIZ type in Nse subunit-domain-containing protein, encoding MSRRGINRTGNSYTELPEYEPPACPLTDAVRRKLQDLSNTRSTAAYQQQINESVRLLGFSVSDIHERLRVQREELARLKARREEKGTEKSEDEQRLEAHLPELEERIKTLTAASEQAIRDMVDRRAELEDEVVIFSELYDTASTEAVQQRQVEAQRSEQDDEQEPLAATSLLEVYKELRQKKGTEYTKMSVHQRYALNNDYAGFKKLWHDAMAGDEGPPLPDASRWFTPDGEPIMTGDVSGAGAGGGDDDDEIAVEREVKSINCPLTLQPMKDPYTNRNCKHTFEKAALLEYLPMRGESQCPQAGCSQKFTRTRFDHEFFQDQAMARRIKRVRLAQQQQEMMDEDDDGDGDDELRVRGSQAVPGRPLKREKRGE